TTAGGTGTGAAggcaaaaaacatatttaacacTAAAAGGAAGAAAGTTCAAGTACTGCACACTCAGACTACAAAGTGAGCTTGGTATTGAACACTTAAAGTCATTACTTCAAAGTTAGTATTGCAGACTTAAAGCGAACAAGTTAGCAATATAATTGTATACTCAAAATAATTAATTCAAGGTTAGTATTGCAGACTTAAAATGAATAAGTTAGCACTATAATTGTATACTCAAAATAATCAATTCAAAATTAGTATTGCAGACTTAAAACAATCAAGTTAGCATTAAGATTCAATACTCAAAATAATTAAGTTGATGGTAGTACTGTGCACTCAATATTAACAGCTTGTTTAAACATAAGGAGTTCTAGTTAAGTTTACTTAATATTTGTAAGGCAAcgagtttcctttttttttttaagtaaactGAACTTGTTGTTTCTTACAGTGTACTGGATCAGACAATCCTCCAATATTTGGGTTTTTATGATACAACTTGCTGCTCAGTTCTGAAAGTTCACTTGAAATCGTCTTTTTACTGCAGTGTCCATCCATTTCATATTAAAGTATTCGATGTGTTTAGCCAATAGATACccttttaaactgtattttagacatgAAGTCATGGATGGAAGTCAACCAGaacaaaactgaggttttagttataggtcctgaaggtcagagagagaaacttttatctAAATTAGAAGATTTTAAAccagcagaatttgtaaaaaaaccTGGGCgtgatttttgactctgagctgagcTTTATTCCACACATAAAATAGGTAACAAAAATAGGTTTTACCATCTTAAGAACATAGCCAGAGTCCGTCcgtttctctctcaggccagcatggaggtgctaatacatgcttttatctcttctCGTTTAGACTATTGTAATGCCCTACTCtctgcactaaaaaaataacTCATTGGACTAACTCAATTCATTTGTGGGCAGGTTTTCCATCCAATATATTTACGTAGCCCCAACTCAAATTATAAACATaggttaaatttaatttaattacgTTAATCAGactaatttttatttgttaaactcaaaataaatTGTATACATCAGTTTAGAGAAATTGGTTTACACTGATCTAACTTTATTCAATTGAGTAAGTTCTCCTAAATTTTATTAGTCATAACTACAACAAAATAATAActtaaattcaaataaatttatttagattcatccaaattaaaatgaaatctattttaaattaaatcaaatcttTCATTTGATTCCCCCCAGCTGAAATGACATTACACAGAACTTTGtatttacttcatttttattgaatTGCCACATGCAACAATAACATGACAGTGCAGGTCCAcccgtttttaaaaaaaaattaacactaAAACAGTGGACGATTTTGAAATTATGCATTTACAGACATACCCATTTCTAATAAAAATATGGATAATGCTGCTATTGCTTGGGACAGTCTTACAGTTGTACTAAAATTGTACAATGGGTGTAAGCTGCAAAGCACCTGACAGAATCTTTGCTCAAAATATCTGGGAACATTTTAGATTAGAATAACACAAAATTATACATATTTACATTATCTCATCATTACGACAGTTCAATCTTTGTTTGCCAGCTATACCACACTGAACAAAACTATTGAACTGCTGACCAAACTGAGAAATCAcgacaatgtcatgttttaatATTCTTAAGTCTTACAAAAGATTTCAAAGTGCTTTTGAGGCTATTATAAACATTGACATAGAACGGTAAAGTCTTCAATGACATCAAtgcatgaaaacatttcaacatgaACATGTGTAAGGGTTTCCTTGCTAAAACAATTTACAAGGTGTGCTATTCTTGCCCAGTGCCCTGGATATAGTACCTTACCAGTTCTTTTACTGTTGAAAAAATTGACATTCAGCTTTCCAATAACCAAGAGTCACTAATAGGAAAGGCTCAATAAAGAAGGAGATCTAAATATATGTCTGAACAGTCCTTTTccctttttaattattttagacCAAAACCACAGACTTTATCTGTTCAAATATACCAAAGGGCGTACAGCCATTCAAACCTTAACCTGTAAAAACCTGGTTTACAACATGCGGAGTTCTTCCAATTCagagcagaaataaaagtgCATCAAAGTGCTATAAGGTCCATCAACTTAAAATCTGAGTAACACAATTTGGAAACTGGACTTTCCATTTGACAATCAAAGTTTGCATGAGAAGACACTCATCAGTGCCCATGACATTTCTATTGCTTTGAAGAACGGGAGAACAACAAACTCCCATACAGTCccttgtctgtctgtgcagtaTCAAGCTGTTTCAGAATTCCAGAATGGGCAGGGAGAAGTTACTGTTAATCTTTGGTGAGGAGGGAGGTCAAAGAgtggcaacaaaacaaacaggtcCCTTAATGTCCTCTCTTTATGCAGCAAACAGCTTGATTTTTAactgctgtatttttgtattcagCTTGTGCCCATCCAGATTCATGATGATCTTCTGGCAAAACTCGAAGGTGTACTTCAGGTTTTCCGGGTAGCTTAGATCAAGGGCATAAATGAGCCCAAATGTCAAGATGAATCCCATTATGACACTACCCACTTGGCTGAGGACTTTGGTGCCTTCGATCACAATCCCGACATCCTCTGGTTCCTCATCTCCATCTCGTCGGATTATGTAGATCCCCATAACTCCGATATCTGACTCTGCGTTCTCAGTAGCAGGGTCCTTACCATCAAAAAAACACATAACACTTAAAGTAAATGACCTGCTTAATGGCACAAACAGAAACTTAATACATTTAATAGCAAAGCTGTGGTCCATAGGGTTGTTTAATAATAGGCACTTCATGGAATCAGATGAATTCACATggtcagacacacaaatgtACTCAAGAATAAATATAAAGTCTCCTTTTTTTGTTAATAAACACCCAAACATGCTccaaaaaacaacaccaaaaaaagTAAGGCTCTTATTTTCCTTgtgcaaatgaaaaattctcttttaaatatttatgccCACCAGGGTTGGAAATTAATAGTCTACCACAATGGCTGATAGAATTTGAAAACCTAATGGCTACTCTTTCTCTGCTAGCCcctttttaaaagatttttttgacCAGTGAGTATAAGAGGAGCTTATACTGATTGAGTAATGACCCTAATATaaaggaaaatatttaaatgtatacTTAATGCATTATGTCACACTAAAATAAAAGATGAGTTTAAGTTGTGTTAGTTCCTTGTTTAAAAGCTAGCTTAAATGTTCTTTGAAGCCAGGTATGTGAATAAATGATTTGTATAAATTGTACGTAAATATGATTATGAATTACAACCACTGCCAATTACACCTAaagatgtgcaaaaaaaaattgttacaGAAAATTACAAGATAGCAATTTGTCAGAAAAGTTATGAAGTAAATGAGTGAGGTTTGTTTTTAGATCAATTTGAATCAGTCTTTTAAATCTTTCACAAAGAATGTATTAAATAGAATTTGTGTCTTCAAATTCAACTGAACTAGAGGGAATTCCAGAATGTCAACAGACCTGTGTGCATTGGAAATTGATTTATCAAACCTattttgtgacagttttttaaatgtctgcaCACTATGATACACAACTTGTCAGTACTGGAAAATCCTTTTGCAGACTGTGTCTAATATCTTAACTACAAAACACAATGCTTTTGTACAGTTGCATAAACACTGAGACAAAGACTGATATTGCTGACATTGCTAAATGCTACaccaaaaatgtgtaaaacttaCCAGATATTCCTTAAAGAAAGAGTCTGGATCTTCATTGAGGTAGATGATCAGGCCTCTCAAGATGCACTCTCTCCTGGTGTCAATGTTGCCACTCTAAAACAAGTTCACAAATCTGCATCAGAATCTTAAAATAAACactataaattaaaaaaggatGTTCCTTGAGTTTTTACTGACCGACTTAGCGATTTCCAGGACCTTCTTCATCTTTTGACCCTTTACGCCTCCTTTGCCACTGAAGATCTGAACCAGTTTGTCTGAGAAATGGTCCAGCTGGGACATGAACTTCGATTGCAATGGTTTGGTGGTCAGTCGCATGAACTCTGCATTCACCTGAAAATAGATTTGTAAACACTGTAAAGAGATTTTTGTTGATTCAAATATTTGGGATACAGACTTATTAAAGCAATGAAATTGCAACTGTGAACCCATTTACTCACTTCACGGTGCTCAAACAGGGCAGGCCACCTGTCCTTGAACTCAGCTACCATTGGCCTCTGCTCCACTATCTCCAGTCTTCTATGAGAGAaggttttttccatttttgcccTTATCACCACTTCATTGTCCCGTTTCTGTACTTCTGACAACAATGCAATCCTCTCATCCTCCAAGCTTTTTGCAGTTTCACCTTTAGGATGGAGAGGAATGTAATTAATCTCAGCCTTTCTGGGTTTCTTGACGCTGGCTGCAGCTTTGCCTTGGCCTTCTCGTTTGTGCTTTAAGCAGTTGACGCGGATCTCAGGATGTCCAAGTCGCCCCAGCTTTGTTCtatagttttgcattttatatttcagaGACTGTTTCCATCCCCAAAACCCTGTCTTGGATCCAAGCTGCCCCAAACAAGGATGAGCTCTGGTCAAAGCGGCTGCAACTTCTTCACACTGATAGTCTTTGGggtattttgtgtatttcacCATTTCTTGGGCTAAACCTTCAAGGATGACTCCTTTCAGCTTTGGTCCAGGGTTGAAATGTGTTCCGCTTGTCTCAAACTCCTCATTTTTCAGTTGTAGCTCAAATTCAGCCTCATAGGAGAATTTGGGTACCACAAAACCTGGGGCCACGATGACACTTTTGAGGACTGAGTTTCTGGAGAGGAATGTGGAGTTGAGGTGTAGAGTGTATCATCACTGCATGAAGAGGCAACTGAAGAGGATGGTGTTTGAGGATCTGCAGTGGTAAACGAGGCCCCTTCAGGTGAGCTCACTGGATACAAAGTGACGTAAGGCTCCTCAGGTGAAGACACTGAGCAGTATATAACTTTAAGTGTGCCTTTGTTTTGAATTTCAGAAACTGAAGTTAGGTTCATGAACTGGTTGAAGTCAATGTCCATGTATTGCAACCGAAAGTCATCCTTCACTTGAAACACAgtctttattattgtttgtagctCTTCCACTGTTCCAGGGATTCCAGAAGCAAGGGTAAGTTTTCTTGAGTCATATTCACCACCAAAGAGGATCCGCAGAACTACGGGGTTTGCCATTACTGGTCACCTTTAgtctaaatgagaaaaaaggagAATGCAAAACAGAACAGCAGGAAACGCAAAACATTAGTtctatttttgaagaaaatatttcatAGATTTCCCAAGTCTAAAAAATAGAAGAACATCTACTTCGGTGATATCTGAATCCTGTGTAGGGCTGGGCCATATGGCCTAAAAATAAAATCCCCAATTTGTTCCACTAAACTCGGTTTCTGATTTTAACTGAGTTTTTCCCGctcttaaaaaaagagaaaaaaaaatcccagcaacataaaaattagacaaatcaagttttgtctttatgttgtccaaatacacacgtggacaaaattgttggtacccctcagttaaagaaggaaaaacccacaattctcactgaaatcacttgaaactcacaaaagtaacaataaataaaaatttattgaaaattaaataatcaaaaacagccattacttttgaattgttgattaacataattatttaaaaaaacaaactaatgaaacaggcctggacaaaaatgatggtacctctataaaagattgaaaactatttgaccagagtgacatgattaactcaggtgtgtcatttaattgacatcacaggtgtttccaaactcataatcagtcagtctgcctatttaaagggagacaagtagtcaccctgctgtttggtgaaaaggtgtgtaccacactgaacatggacaacagaaagcgaaggagagaattgtcccaggacatccgaaaaaaaattatagacaaacatcttaaaggtaaaggctataagaccatctctaaacagcttgaagttcctgtgacaacagtggctcatattattcagaagttcaagacccacgggacagtagccaacctccctggacgtggccgcaagaggaaaattgatgacaaattgaagagacggatcgttggaattgtatccaaagagcccagagcaacctccaaagaaattaaaggtgaactccaaggccaaggtacatcagtgtcagatcgcaccattcgtcgtcgtttgagccaaagtggacttcatgggagacgaccaaggaggacaccactgctgaaaaaaactcataaaaaagccagactggaatttgcaaaaatgcatgttgacaagccacaaagcttctgggagaatgtcctttggacagatgagaccaaactggagctttttggtaaggcacatcaactctatgttcatagactcaaaaaccaagcatacgaagaaaagaacactgtccctacggtgaaacatggaggaggctcagtaatgttttggggctgctttgctgcatctggcacagggtgtcttgaaagtgtgcaaggtacgatgaaatctgaagactatcaaggcattctggagagaaatgtgctgcctagtgtcagaaagcttggtctcagtcgcaggtcatgggtcttccaacaggacaaccatccaaaacacacagccaaaaacacccaagaatggctgagagaaaagcgttggactattctaaagtggccttctatgagcccagatctgaatcccattgaacatatgtggaaggagctgaaacatgccatttggagaagacacccatcaaacctgagtcaactggagctgtttgctcatgaggagtgggccaaaatacctgttgacagctgcagaacgctcattgacaaatacagaaatcgtttaattgcagtgattgcctcaaaaggttgtgcaacaaaatattaagttatgggtaccatcatttttgtccagccctatttcattagtttgtttttttaaataattatgttaatcaacaattcaaaagtgatggctgattttgatgatttaattttcaataaatttttatttattgttacttttgtgagtttcaagtgatttcagtgagaattgtgggtttttccttctttaactgaggggtaccaacaattttgtccacgtgtgtattttccTCTTAAAGTCAAAGTCTGTGTCATAAAGGTTGATTATGTACTGTAGTAGAAACATAGACAGGTTTGTCTACAAAAACACTAAAGGCTGTGGTATTTTCACAGTATTAGCATGAAACTCTCTGATCAATATATACTTACAACAAATACAAGCTTATAAAAGTGCTGTTGCAAACCTTACAAGGCCAACCATCAtgaaaatttctttttttttcataaattgcAACATCGTACAATTGGACTTAGGCGAGAAAACAAATCCcgatttatacattttttaatatcttctgcagaaaaaaaaaacaatggatCTATTTAATCGAATTTTTGCCCAGCCCTAATCCTGTATCAATATTGTTGCAAGACTGATTATAAAAATGACTTCAGATTGGTCCACAACAGTGGGTGGCAATTAAAGCTAGGGATGGCAGATTTGGGGGAGTTGGGTTGAGGAGGAGGATTATGCTCACCTTCCACTATGATGAATCTTTTCAGTGTTGTCATACGCACACCACCAACCAAGTAGTCCACAAGAGGATATGGGTCCTTCAGCTCAGCAAGCTCAATAAGGGTAACCTCTCTAGTTGGTGAAGCTGACAGCTCAAATGCACGATAATGCTCCCTATACCAAACACATAAATCTTTCACTAGAAAACACAGCTTTCCCTTCACAATGCACATTTGAATAATCTCCCTAAATCTGGGCAGTCCATCTACAGATCCATGTGCAATAAGCATTCCTTCACTGTAATGTATTCCACTGAAAGACACACTTTTTGTCATATGTAATGCAGATAAATCTGGGTATCTCTGCTTAAGTTGAGACACTACTCCCTCATTGAGGACATCAACAGGCATGAATGAGACATCTGTGACCTCCAGGGATGACTTCTTGAGAGTCGGGGAATGTGTGTGATAAGCAAGCATGAGTTGATGTTTGATAGCTAATGACCGAGGTATATTCTtaaagcaatttgtgtgtcgaGCTACCTGCTTAAAGAAACTATGTTTAGCCTCAAACCTCATTGTCCACAATGCAATTAGAGGTCCAAAACAACGAATCATATGAGGGTAGTGCTCCAAATAGTGATGTTTTGGTAAAAGCTTAGCATGTGGAAAGAGTTCAAGATACCGCTGTCTGTGATCATAGATCTTAGCCTCAAGATATGCAATGGTTTCGTCTGTGTGAATGGGAGCTACAACCAACTCAACAATATCCTTTAGCTCTAGTACAACCTGCCATGCAGGCTCATCTTCTGGTAAGATTTGGCCAATCAAAAAGGGAAGCAATCTCAGCAAGGCCCAATTTTCATGGGCATTGCCGCCAATCGTGCTGCGAGATGTAAAAGACTGAGGTATGACATGGGGGCGATTGGTTTTGTCTCCCCATTTGTAAGGAAATGTCTGAATCAATGTGTTAAGGTCATCAAGTGTGAAGTATTTTTTGGATGTCAGTGAAGCAATACAACGGGCCAGCTCAACTGGAACTATACCTTCAAAGAGATCGTGTACAATGTCAGGGGGATAGCCAGTGcaaacatgaaaatgtaaaaggtGCTCTGTTAAAACACACAGTTTTTTCACACCGCAGCAAACAGTAGCATTCTTTTTAGCAGACTGGACATGTGCATCATGAATGTCTCTAGTTCTGAGCTGGAAGGAACCTGACTGGACATCTTTAATTTGAAATTCAGATTTGTCTCCAGTGCAAAACCTGCATATTGACCCtcctgaaaaactttcaacgaACCCTCCAATTGAATGTGCCCCAAGATTGTCAGCTATTACACACTGGACAGAACCTTTGACAAACTGACCAAgctgagaaataaaaacaccatgCTGTTCTAATATTTTCAAGTCTTGTAGGAGAGGCTCCAAAACTTTTTCAAAACCATATGCCTTGATATCATCAGATTTGCATAGAACAGCTAAATTAATTGAATTAAGCGTTGAATGGGAACCTGGTGGCAAATTACCCAACACCCAATAGACACCACAGAGTTTATGCTTTTTACGAGATGTACCCAGAGGGTTACATATCTCAAAATCATCTACATAAAGATTGACTGCTATTTTAAAACCTTCCCCAGACAGaaacttgttttgtttaaagtaCTCACCGTCTCTTATGGTTCTGTACTCTTTGACCAACAGCTGCTCTTGTACTTTATGTATCTTAAGATGTTCAAGAACACTTGTGTGAAATATTAACTGTTGCAATGACTGTAAGAGAGGGATATACTGAAATGTCCTCTTCTTTTGAGCATCCAAAATGTATTCTACAGGCTTGACCACACCAAAATGTGAGTTATAGTATTGTGAGCGTTTATAAGCGGTACCCAGAGGCC
This genomic stretch from Acanthochromis polyacanthus isolate Apoly-LR-REF ecotype Palm Island chromosome 17, KAUST_Apoly_ChrSc, whole genome shotgun sequence harbors:
- the LOC127530666 gene encoding uncharacterized protein LOC127530666 produces the protein MVKYTKYPKDYQCEEVAAALTRAHPCLGQLGSKTGFWGWKQSLKYKMQNYRTKLGRLGHPEIRVNCLKHKREGQGKAAASVKKPRKAEINYIPLHPKGETAKSLEDERIALLSEVQKRDNEVVIRAKMEKTFSHRRLEIVEQRPMVAEFKDRWPALFEHREVNAEFMRLTTKPLQSKFMSQLDHFSDKLVQIFSGKGGVKGQKMKKVLEIAKSSGNIDTRRECILRGLIIYLNEDPDSFFKEYLDPATENAESDIGVMGIYIIRRDGDEEPEDVGIVIEGTKVLSQVGSVIMGFILTFGLIYALDLSYPENLKYTFEFCQKIIMNLDGHKLNTKIQQLKIKLFAA